The following proteins come from a genomic window of Paucimonas lemoignei:
- a CDS encoding transporter — MSVLKHLKRVVTDWFLCGMVLATVLAYFFPGFGATGGGMHAEWVINIGVFVVFFLHGVNLSSEQIKHGLKNWRLHIMVQAFTFVVFPVIWLICNKAFGSYVPALLMLGFLYLCALPSTISSSVALTGSAGGNVPAAILNASMSSVFGIFMTPWLVSLVIGTGSGGIDLGPTLLKLSLMLLLPLVLGQLLRPLIGKFFAKHKKYTNLIDKIVILLLVYAAFCNSMVSGLWQTQGNSVIAMAFIGSAVLLVVILLLTTGTARLLKFNHADKVAAVFCATKKSLAAGAPMAALIFGNNPALGLILLPIMIYHPLQLIVCSVMAENYANRHKQQLSAEALEEARAA; from the coding sequence ATGTCAGTCCTCAAACATCTCAAACGCGTCGTCACCGACTGGTTCCTGTGCGGCATGGTACTGGCGACAGTCCTGGCCTACTTCTTCCCCGGCTTTGGCGCCACCGGCGGTGGCATGCATGCTGAATGGGTGATCAATATTGGCGTGTTCGTGGTGTTCTTCCTGCACGGGGTGAACCTCTCCAGCGAACAGATCAAACACGGCCTGAAAAACTGGCGCCTGCACATAATGGTGCAAGCCTTCACCTTCGTGGTGTTCCCGGTGATCTGGCTGATCTGCAATAAAGCGTTCGGGTCGTACGTGCCGGCGCTGCTGATGCTGGGCTTCCTGTACCTGTGTGCACTGCCTTCGACGATTTCTTCATCAGTAGCCCTGACCGGCAGCGCGGGCGGCAACGTTCCGGCGGCGATCCTCAATGCCAGCATGTCCAGCGTGTTCGGGATCTTCATGACCCCGTGGCTGGTGAGCCTGGTGATTGGCACGGGTTCGGGCGGGATTGATCTGGGGCCAACATTGCTCAAGCTGAGCCTGATGCTGCTGTTGCCACTGGTGCTGGGCCAGTTGCTGCGTCCGCTGATCGGCAAGTTTTTCGCCAAACACAAGAAGTACACCAACCTGATCGACAAGATCGTGATCCTGCTGCTGGTCTATGCGGCCTTCTGCAACTCCATGGTGTCGGGCCTGTGGCAAACCCAGGGCAACTCCGTTATCGCCATGGCCTTCATCGGCAGCGCGGTCTTGCTGGTGGTGATTCTGCTGCTGACCACCGGCACTGCACGGCTGTTGAAATTCAACCATGCCGATAAGGTTGCGGCGGTGTTCTGCGCCACGAAAAAATCCCTGGCGGCCGGTGCGCCCATGGCGGCGCTGATCTTCGGCAACAACCCGGCCCTGGGCCTGATCCTGCTGCCGATCATGATCTACCACCCGCTACAGCTGATCGTGTGTTCGGTGATGGCCGAGAACTACGCCAATCGCCACAAGCAGCAGCTGTCGGCTGAGGCACTGGAAGAAGCTCGGGCTGCCTGA
- the fadI gene encoding acetyl-CoA acetyltransferase, translated as MNQPRRVAIVGGNRIPFARSNGPYATASNQDMLTAALEGLIERFNLHGLRLGEVVAGAVLKHSRDFNLTRECVLGSRLSPQTPAYDLQQACGTGLEAALLVANKIALGQIECGIAGGVDTTSDAPIGVNEDLRNILLEVNRTKSMADKLKLLMKLRPHNLKPELPRNGEPRTGQSMGQHCELMAQHWGIPREAQDQLALESHLKMAAAYSEGWQNDLMTPFLGLNRDNNLRPDLTLEKLASLKPAFERSARGTLTAGNSTPLTDGASMVLLASEEWAAERGLPVLAYLRDGEAAAVDFVNGAEGLLMAPAYAVPRLLARNGLTLQDFDYYEIHEAFAAQVLCTLKAWEDAEYCQTRLGLDAPLGSIDRSKMNVKGSSLAAGHPFAATGGRIVANLAKLLSVAGQGRGLISICAAGGQGVTAILER; from the coding sequence ATGAATCAGCCACGCCGGGTCGCCATTGTCGGTGGCAACCGTATCCCGTTCGCTCGCTCCAATGGGCCGTATGCCACTGCGAGCAATCAGGACATGCTCACCGCCGCGCTGGAAGGCTTGATCGAGCGCTTCAATCTGCATGGCCTGCGCTTGGGCGAAGTGGTCGCCGGGGCAGTGCTCAAGCATTCCCGGGACTTCAACCTGACCCGCGAATGCGTGCTGGGCTCACGCCTGTCGCCGCAAACACCTGCTTACGATTTACAGCAGGCTTGCGGCACCGGGCTTGAGGCGGCGTTGCTGGTGGCCAACAAGATTGCCCTGGGGCAGATCGAATGCGGAATTGCGGGCGGCGTGGATACCACGTCTGATGCGCCAATAGGCGTCAACGAAGACCTGCGCAACATCCTGCTGGAGGTTAACCGCACCAAATCGATGGCTGACAAGCTCAAGCTGCTGATGAAACTGCGCCCGCACAACCTCAAGCCCGAACTGCCGCGCAATGGCGAACCGCGCACCGGCCAGTCCATGGGCCAGCATTGCGAGTTGATGGCTCAGCATTGGGGCATTCCTCGTGAAGCGCAGGATCAACTGGCGCTGGAGAGCCATCTGAAAATGGCGGCGGCTTACAGCGAAGGCTGGCAGAACGATCTGATGACGCCGTTCCTCGGCCTCAACCGCGACAACAACCTGCGCCCGGACCTGACCCTGGAAAAACTCGCCAGCCTGAAACCAGCGTTTGAACGTAGCGCCAGAGGCACCCTGACTGCGGGCAACTCCACACCGCTGACTGACGGCGCGTCCATGGTGTTGCTGGCCAGTGAGGAATGGGCTGCGGAGCGGGGCTTGCCGGTGCTGGCGTACCTGCGTGATGGAGAGGCGGCAGCGGTGGATTTCGTCAACGGCGCAGAAGGCCTGTTGATGGCGCCTGCCTACGCGGTGCCTCGGCTGCTGGCGAGGAATGGCCTGACGTTGCAGGATTTTGATTACTACGAGATCCATGAGGCTTTCGCCGCGCAAGTACTGTGTACCCTCAAGGCCTGGGAAGACGCGGAGTACTGCCAGACAAGGCTGGGACTGGACGCGCCGTTGGGGTCGATTGATCGCAGCAAGATGAACGTCAAAGGCAGCTCACTGGCCGCAGGTCACCCGTTCGCGGCCACCGGTGGGCGGATCGTCGCCAACCTTGCGAAATTGTTGAGCGTTGCCGGGCAGGGGCGTGGGTTGATCTCGATCTGCGCGGCGGGCGGGCAGGGGGTTACGGCGATTCTGGAGCGGTAG
- the fabG_14 gene encoding 3-ketoacyl-ACP reductase — MPSDRYIDFANSDLGSRLVGAIGLPKPVRLERWQAGRLRPIEGTLLISAGPLADQVRVFAQRLTDSLYSFGGEVTGANAWVADQGPKIKAVVFDASEFANTDDLKRLREFFQPLLKNLDHSAHIVILGHAPTTFDDPFIASTQQALEGFSRSLAKEMRNGGTVQLLQVDSGAEDQLEGALRFFLSPKSAFVSGQVIRLSPCPAQVQDWSRPLSGRKALVTGAARGIGAAIAETLARDGAEVVLLDVPQAKSDLDALAARLGGQALTLDICAADAASQLIEHLPGGIDILVHNAGITRDKTLANMSPDFWDSVLAVNLNAPQVLTQALLDSGTLHENGRVILLASISGIAGNRGQTNYTTSKAGLIGLARGMAPALHERGISINAVAPGFIETKMTSTMPFALREAGRRMSSLGQGGLPQDVAEAVAWLAQPGAGAVSGQVLRVCGQSVIGA; from the coding sequence ATGCCGTCTGATCGCTACATTGATTTTGCCAATTCTGACCTGGGCAGCCGCCTGGTCGGGGCGATTGGCCTGCCAAAACCGGTCAGACTGGAACGCTGGCAAGCTGGACGCTTGCGCCCTATCGAAGGCACGCTGTTGATCAGCGCCGGGCCACTGGCCGATCAGGTCAGAGTGTTCGCCCAACGCCTCACTGACTCCCTCTATAGCTTCGGGGGAGAAGTGACGGGTGCAAATGCATGGGTGGCCGATCAAGGTCCGAAAATCAAAGCCGTGGTGTTCGACGCCAGTGAGTTTGCCAACACCGACGACCTCAAGCGCCTGCGGGAATTTTTCCAGCCACTGCTGAAGAATCTCGACCACAGCGCCCATATCGTGATCCTCGGCCACGCGCCAACCACCTTCGATGATCCGTTCATCGCCAGCACTCAGCAGGCGCTGGAGGGTTTCAGCCGTTCGCTGGCCAAGGAGATGCGCAATGGCGGCACCGTGCAATTGTTGCAGGTGGACAGCGGCGCCGAAGACCAGCTTGAAGGTGCGCTGCGGTTTTTCCTGTCGCCGAAAAGCGCTTTTGTTTCCGGCCAAGTCATTCGCCTCAGCCCTTGCCCGGCGCAGGTCCAGGATTGGAGTCGGCCCCTTAGCGGGCGCAAAGCGCTGGTCACCGGCGCAGCACGGGGGATTGGCGCGGCCATCGCTGAAACCCTGGCGCGCGACGGTGCCGAGGTCGTGTTGCTCGACGTACCTCAGGCCAAATCCGATCTGGACGCCCTGGCCGCGCGGTTGGGCGGTCAAGCCCTGACGCTGGACATCTGCGCGGCCGACGCCGCCAGCCAGTTGATCGAACACCTGCCGGGTGGCATCGACATTCTGGTGCACAACGCCGGGATCACCCGCGACAAGACCCTGGCCAACATGTCCCCGGACTTTTGGGACTCAGTGCTGGCGGTGAACCTCAACGCGCCGCAAGTGTTGACCCAGGCGCTGCTGGACAGCGGCACCCTGCACGAGAACGGTCGGGTCATTCTGCTGGCTTCGATCAGCGGGATTGCGGGCAACCGTGGGCAAACCAATTACACCACCAGCAAGGCCGGTTTGATCGGCCTCGCTCGGGGCATGGCACCGGCGCTGCACGAGCGTGGTATCAGCATCAATGCCGTCGCACCCGGTTTCATTGAAACCAAGATGACCTCCACCATGCCCTTCGCCCTGCGTGAAGCCGGTCGGCGCATGAGCTCGCTGGGTCAGGGTGGTCTACCTCAGGATGTCGCCGAAGCCGTGGCCTGGCTGGCTCAACCAGGCGCCGGAGCCGTCAGCGGACAAGTATTGCGGGTGTGTGGTCAGAGCGTTATCGGCGCCTGA
- a CDS encoding MaoC-like dehydratase, which produces MSAHWRYLDSLPTLPNLFMHAALKRKVTGTELPEIGLRCWTMVEPEKLANYRTVCGFSESSLLPPTFLHVLAFHLQMQLMTDKDFPFPLLGMVHLGNRIKIHRPLGGVNKVYVGVHVENLQPHAKGATFSLITQVEDSLGMLWEEESTMLCRDVTLKGTPPDDFEPAALALTEVGRWQAPAEIGRRYAKVSGDYNPIHLSGPSAKLFGFPQAIAHGMWLKARTLSVLVNHLPASNLDISVQFHKPVRLPSEVVLSASAAGSHGQLRLEGAQGLVHMVGSWQPAVE; this is translated from the coding sequence ATGAGTGCTCACTGGCGCTACCTGGATTCACTGCCCACGCTGCCGAATCTGTTTATGCACGCGGCGTTGAAGCGCAAAGTCACCGGTACCGAATTGCCAGAAATCGGCCTGCGCTGCTGGACCATGGTTGAACCCGAGAAACTGGCCAATTACCGCACCGTGTGTGGCTTCAGCGAAAGCAGCCTGTTACCCCCGACCTTTCTGCACGTGCTGGCATTCCATCTGCAGATGCAGTTGATGACGGACAAGGACTTCCCCTTTCCGCTCTTGGGGATGGTTCATCTGGGTAACCGAATCAAGATTCATCGGCCCTTGGGCGGGGTGAACAAGGTGTATGTCGGGGTACACGTGGAAAACCTGCAGCCCCACGCCAAAGGCGCGACCTTCAGCCTGATCACTCAGGTGGAGGATTCTCTGGGTATGCTTTGGGAAGAAGAGAGCACGATGTTGTGCCGCGACGTGACGCTGAAGGGCACGCCGCCTGATGATTTCGAACCCGCTGCGCTGGCGCTGACCGAAGTGGGTCGCTGGCAGGCACCGGCTGAAATCGGTCGGCGTTATGCCAAAGTGTCCGGCGATTACAACCCGATCCACTTGAGCGGGCCGAGCGCCAAACTGTTCGGCTTCCCTCAGGCGATTGCCCACGGGATGTGGCTCAAGGCCCGGACTTTATCGGTGCTGGTCAATCATTTGCCAGCCTCGAATCTGGACATCAGCGTGCAATTTCACAAGCCAGTACGCTTGCCCAGTGAAGTGGTGCTATCGGCAAGCGCGGCTGGCTCCCACGGCCAACTGCGCCTGGAAGGCGCGCAGGGGCTGGTGCATATGGTGGGGAGTTGGCAGCCGGCGGTGGAGTGA
- the rhlE_2 gene encoding ATP-dependent RNA helicase rhlE translates to MTFATLGLIEPLLRALETLGYQTPTPVQAQAIPPVLAGRDLMAAAQTGTGKTAGFALPLLQRLTLEGPKVAPNTVRALVLVPTRELAEQVHENIRQYAEHLPLSTYAVYGGVSINPQMMKLRKGVDVLVATPGRLLDLYRQNAVKFSQLQTLILDEADRMLDLGFSEELRDIYKALPTRRQTLLFSATFSDAIRELAGQMLDDPLTIEVSPRNVAASSVKQWVVTVDKKRKPELFIHLLKKMRWSQVLVFAKTRVGVDQLVDRLQGLGISCDGIHGDKPQATRQRALDRFKASEVQILVATDVAARGLDIDDLPTVVNLDLPIVAEDYIHRIGRTGRAGLTGEAISLVCADEVELLSAIETLTRQTLRREEEPDFVPEHRVPATDATGQILKKPKKPKKPKVSGGGKRNLGKWVDSGDTAPEPVAAKPVRKVPVFNTGPRKKKP, encoded by the coding sequence ATGACATTCGCCACACTCGGCCTGATCGAACCCCTGCTGCGCGCTCTTGAAACCCTCGGCTACCAGACGCCGACACCTGTGCAAGCGCAGGCGATCCCGCCGGTGCTGGCCGGTCGTGACCTGATGGCCGCTGCGCAGACCGGGACGGGCAAAACCGCCGGTTTCGCCTTGCCGCTGCTGCAACGCCTGACCCTGGAAGGCCCGAAAGTGGCCCCCAATACCGTGCGCGCGCTGGTGCTGGTGCCGACCCGCGAGCTGGCCGAGCAGGTTCACGAAAACATCCGCCAATACGCCGAACATCTGCCGCTGAGCACGTACGCGGTGTATGGCGGCGTGAGCATTAACCCGCAGATGATGAAGCTGCGCAAAGGCGTTGATGTGCTGGTGGCAACGCCGGGCCGTTTGCTGGACCTGTATCGCCAGAACGCGGTGAAGTTCTCGCAGTTGCAGACGCTGATCCTCGACGAAGCCGATCGCATGCTGGATCTGGGTTTCTCGGAAGAGCTGCGCGACATTTATAAGGCGCTGCCCACGCGCCGTCAGACGCTGCTGTTCTCCGCGACGTTCTCCGACGCCATCCGTGAGCTGGCGGGGCAGATGCTCGACGACCCGCTCACCATCGAAGTCAGCCCACGCAACGTGGCGGCGTCGTCGGTGAAGCAATGGGTGGTGACGGTCGACAAGAAGCGCAAACCCGAGCTGTTCATCCATTTGCTGAAGAAAATGCGCTGGTCTCAGGTGCTGGTGTTTGCCAAGACCCGCGTTGGCGTTGATCAACTGGTAGATCGCCTGCAAGGTCTAGGCATCAGCTGCGACGGTATCCATGGTGACAAGCCGCAGGCCACACGCCAGCGCGCGCTGGACCGATTCAAGGCCAGCGAAGTGCAGATTCTGGTGGCCACCGACGTGGCTGCTCGTGGTCTGGACATCGACGACCTGCCGACTGTGGTCAACCTTGACCTGCCTATCGTGGCTGAAGATTACATCCACCGTATCGGTCGTACCGGCCGTGCGGGTTTGACGGGTGAGGCGATTTCGTTGGTGTGCGCGGATGAAGTCGAGCTGCTGTCGGCCATTGAAACCCTGACTCGCCAGACCTTGCGTCGTGAAGAGGAGCCGGATTTTGTGCCAGAGCATCGGGTGCCAGCCACCGACGCTACCGGCCAGATTCTGAAAAAACCGAAGAAGCCGAAAAAACCGAAAGTATCAGGCGGCGGCAAGCGCAATCTGGGCAAATGGGTAGACAGCGGCGACACCGCGCCTGAGCCTGTCGCGGCCAAGCCAGTGCGCAAAGTCCCGGTCTTCAACACCGGCCCGCGCAAGAAAAAGCCTTGA
- the polC_2 gene encoding DNA polymerase III subunit epsilon produces the protein MLERVAVIDFETTGISPGQGCRATEIAVVIMEQGRIVDRYQSLMNAGVRIPGFIEALTGISNSMIRTAPSAERVMDDVANFVGTIPLVAHNASFDQKFWDYELSLIERSRQQSFACSMLLARRLMPGAPNHKLGTLTRFARLPDTGKAHRAMADAEMAANLTAHLTNELRQTHGIAGVSHQWLCTLQKVPAAKISEALKRQRGF, from the coding sequence GTGTTGGAACGTGTAGCCGTCATCGACTTTGAAACCACTGGCATTTCTCCCGGCCAGGGTTGCCGCGCCACGGAAATCGCCGTGGTGATCATGGAACAGGGGCGCATCGTCGACCGCTATCAAAGCTTGATGAACGCCGGTGTGCGCATCCCGGGCTTCATCGAAGCGCTGACCGGTATCAGCAACAGCATGATTCGCACGGCTCCGTCCGCTGAGCGGGTGATGGATGACGTCGCCAATTTCGTCGGCACCATCCCGCTGGTGGCGCATAACGCCTCTTTTGACCAGAAGTTCTGGGATTATGAACTGTCCCTGATCGAGCGCAGCCGTCAGCAAAGCTTTGCCTGTTCGATGCTGTTGGCCCGACGTCTGATGCCCGGCGCGCCCAACCACAAGCTCGGCACCTTGACCCGCTTCGCCCGCTTGCCTGACACCGGCAAGGCTCACCGGGCCATGGCCGATGCCGAGATGGCGGCCAACCTCACCGCGCACCTGACCAACGAATTGCGTCAGACCCATGGCATCGCCGGGGTTTCCCATCAGTGGCTCTGCACCCTGCAAAAAGTCCCGGCAGCGAAAATCAGCGAAGCCCTCAAGCGCCAGCGCGGGTTCTAA
- a CDS encoding nuclease, with translation MKKIAVFADVQNLYYTVRQAHGCHFNYAALWADISKRGQIVEAYAYAIDRGDSKQQQFQQILRNLGFTVKLKPYIQRSDGSAKGDWDVGITIDIMDVAPQVDEVVLASGDGDFDLLLERIISKHGVEAVAYGVPGLTANSLIRAASRYVPIEGALLLR, from the coding sequence GTGAAGAAAATCGCGGTGTTCGCCGATGTGCAGAACCTCTATTACACCGTCCGTCAGGCTCATGGCTGTCATTTCAACTACGCCGCCTTATGGGCTGATATCAGCAAGCGTGGGCAGATTGTCGAGGCGTACGCTTATGCCATCGACCGCGGCGACAGCAAACAGCAGCAATTCCAGCAGATTCTTCGCAACCTGGGTTTCACCGTGAAACTCAAACCATACATCCAGCGCAGCGACGGCTCGGCCAAAGGCGACTGGGATGTAGGCATCACCATCGATATCATGGACGTCGCGCCGCAGGTGGATGAAGTGGTCCTGGCGTCCGGCGATGGCGATTTCGATCTGCTGCTCGAACGCATCATCAGCAAGCATGGCGTCGAAGCGGTGGCTTATGGCGTGCCAGGTTTGACCGCCAATTCGTTGATCCGCGCCGCCAGCCGTTATGTGCCGATTGAAGGCGCGTTGCTTTTACGTTGA
- a CDS encoding periplasmic ligand-binding sensor protein has product MNSEEQTLIDGLFTKLKSAETASAPRDSEAEARIKEHLTQQPAAPYYMAQAIVVQEAAVNQLGQQLKERDEQIQKLQAELQQAKSQASSAPAQSSGGFLSSIFGGGGSREPQTQPQQSFSQQRPVSPPSGGGWRDGGPSSPPPYNAPQGANYAAPQQPQQQAPRGGGFMSGALQTAAGVAGGVMLAQGLSSMFGSHSQPQEVVEVIKEEPAQVADSGNNDTGGWNDNQEQVTSNDSYDNDQSGGWDDGGGFDGGDDDSFV; this is encoded by the coding sequence ATGAACAGCGAAGAGCAAACCCTGATCGATGGTCTTTTCACTAAATTGAAGAGTGCCGAAACCGCGTCCGCCCCGCGTGACAGCGAGGCTGAGGCCAGGATCAAGGAGCATCTCACCCAGCAACCGGCCGCGCCTTACTACATGGCGCAGGCGATTGTGGTGCAGGAAGCGGCGGTTAATCAGCTTGGTCAGCAGCTAAAAGAGCGCGACGAGCAGATCCAGAAACTCCAGGCCGAGTTGCAGCAGGCCAAATCACAGGCTTCTTCCGCGCCAGCGCAGAGCAGCGGCGGGTTCCTGTCGAGCATATTCGGCGGTGGTGGTTCTCGCGAGCCGCAAACGCAACCCCAGCAGTCTTTCTCCCAGCAGCGTCCTGTGAGCCCTCCGTCTGGTGGAGGCTGGCGCGATGGTGGTCCTTCCAGCCCGCCGCCTTACAACGCACCGCAAGGCGCCAACTACGCCGCGCCTCAGCAGCCGCAACAACAGGCCCCACGGGGTGGCGGTTTCATGAGCGGTGCGTTGCAGACGGCAGCGGGTGTGGCCGGTGGTGTGATGCTGGCGCAAGGGCTGAGCAGCATGTTTGGCAGTCACAGCCAGCCTCAGGAAGTGGTTGAAGTTATCAAGGAGGAACCGGCTCAGGTCGCCGATAGCGGCAACAACGACACGGGCGGTTGGAACGATAACCAGGAGCAAGTGACCAGCAATGATTCCTACGACAACGATCAAAGCGGCGGCTGGGACGATGGCGGCGGTTTTGATGGTGGGGATGATGATTCGTTTGTTTAA
- a CDS encoding membrane protein: MNPLTILNDSLYFFRRNLASILTLCLPLVMLEALAKQVLSNALPGNGSTAYELVVGLLFYPLYTGALILFLDARSRSEHPAAGNLLAMALRMWPTFAVMAALSTLLIMFGLSLFIVPGIWVMVKLVFSEYLLVLRGMTPLMAMRGSFAMTNGHFARILACVLCIYIPLSLLEGVAIYLLEPQNAGVNFVIDTLSSFLQLFTSVVMFRLFMLINEASKPE; this comes from the coding sequence ATGAACCCGCTAACTATTCTTAATGACTCGCTGTACTTTTTCCGACGCAATCTGGCGAGCATTCTGACGCTGTGCCTGCCGCTGGTGATGCTCGAAGCCCTCGCTAAACAGGTGCTGAGCAATGCGCTTCCAGGCAACGGTTCGACGGCGTATGAACTGGTCGTCGGCCTGCTGTTCTACCCGCTGTACACCGGCGCCTTGATCCTGTTCCTCGATGCCCGCAGCCGTAGCGAGCACCCCGCTGCTGGTAACCTCCTCGCCATGGCGCTGCGCATGTGGCCGACCTTCGCTGTGATGGCGGCGCTGAGCACCTTGCTGATCATGTTCGGCCTGTCGCTGTTCATCGTTCCGGGCATCTGGGTGATGGTCAAACTGGTGTTTTCCGAATATCTGCTTGTCCTGCGCGGCATGACGCCGCTGATGGCCATGCGCGGCAGTTTCGCGATGACCAACGGCCATTTCGCGCGCATCCTGGCCTGCGTGCTGTGTATCTATATTCCGCTGTCCCTGCTGGAAGGCGTCGCCATCTACCTGCTGGAACCGCAAAACGCCGGGGTCAATTTCGTGATTGATACCCTGAGCAGCTTCCTGCAATTGTTCACCAGCGTGGTGATGTTCCGCCTGTTCATGCTGATCAACGAAGCGTCCAAGCCGGAGTAA
- a CDS encoding endonuclease/exonuclease/phosphatase produces MNRLTRLILIIALLGGLLLAAIYTLTWRPAARQELPVACNPDTKAPPLVPGQALKVMTWNIQYLAGKRYVFWYDLADGSGTDSRPTAEDVAFNLGEVARVIRDEQPDIVLLQEVNDGAKNTDYDNQLALLQERVTDLYPCSSEAFYWKADFVPHPRIAGSVGMKLATLSRYSIDRAERIQLPILGANIISREFQPKRALLVSYLPLRDGGHLAVINTHLDTFTERDDAQQRQVQAASKLLDKFEASGTPWLIGGDFNLLPLGQYQRLPAEQRGVYQADSALHVLWDKYPMIPNNTEAGGVDRAKWLTYFPNDPHVNGPDRTVDYLFHSPRIKRVSASVRQEDTLLISNHLPVIGRFLLPVLP; encoded by the coding sequence ATGAACCGATTGACCCGCCTCATCCTGATCATTGCCTTGCTGGGCGGGCTATTGCTCGCTGCGATCTACACCCTCACCTGGCGCCCCGCCGCTCGGCAGGAACTGCCCGTGGCCTGTAACCCGGATACAAAGGCACCGCCGTTGGTGCCGGGGCAGGCGCTGAAAGTCATGACCTGGAATATCCAGTACCTGGCGGGCAAGCGTTATGTGTTTTGGTATGACCTGGCCGACGGTAGCGGCACGGATAGTCGCCCCACCGCTGAGGACGTCGCCTTCAACCTGGGCGAAGTGGCGCGGGTGATCCGCGACGAGCAGCCGGATATCGTGCTTCTGCAAGAAGTGAACGACGGCGCCAAGAACACGGACTACGACAACCAGCTGGCGCTGCTGCAAGAGCGCGTGACTGACCTTTACCCGTGCAGCTCGGAGGCCTTCTACTGGAAAGCCGATTTCGTCCCGCACCCGCGCATCGCCGGGAGCGTCGGCATGAAGCTGGCGACCCTGAGCCGCTACAGCATTGACCGCGCCGAACGGATTCAACTGCCGATCCTCGGCGCCAACATCATCAGCCGTGAGTTCCAGCCCAAACGCGCATTACTGGTGAGTTATCTGCCCCTGCGCGACGGTGGCCACCTGGCGGTGATCAACACCCATCTGGACACCTTCACCGAACGCGACGACGCCCAACAGCGTCAGGTTCAAGCCGCCAGCAAACTGCTCGATAAATTCGAGGCCAGCGGCACGCCCTGGTTGATCGGCGGCGATTTCAACCTGCTGCCGTTGGGGCAATATCAGCGGCTACCGGCCGAGCAGCGGGGGGTTTATCAAGCCGACAGTGCACTGCATGTGCTGTGGGACAAATACCCAATGATCCCCAACAACACCGAGGCGGGCGGCGTGGACCGCGCAAAGTGGTTGACTTACTTCCCCAACGACCCGCACGTCAACGGGCCTGACCGGACAGTGGATTACCTGTTCCACAGCCCGAGAATCAAACGTGTGAGCGCCAGTGTTCGGCAGGAAGACACGCTGTTGATCTCAAATCATCTGCCAGTGATCGGGCGATTTCTGTTGCCGGTTTTGCCTTGA